In Rhizobium sp. ARZ01, a genomic segment contains:
- the nadA gene encoding quinolinate synthase NadA has translation MTKATATSAAGSANKRATAAERFGVSAMPDLSYTPEIARETEHLYERVKQFIPAIEWPVYAPYVHAINRLKKERGAVIVAHNYQTPDIFHCVADIVGDSLQIARDATKVDAEIIVQCGVHFMAETSKLLNPGKIVLIPDVRAGCSLSESITGADVRLLKERYPGVPVVTYVNTSAEVKAETDICCTSSNVLAVVESLESDTVLCIPDEYLAMNVAKQTNKKILTWKGHCEVHERFTPAELLAYKEADPSIEIIGHPECHPDVIAVCDFSGSTSGMINYVKDKRPPRVLLVTECSMASNIQAEVNDVDFIKPCNLCPHMKRITLPKILDSLVNMTEEVVIDPAIADRARLAVERMVNLKQ, from the coding sequence ATGACTAAGGCCACCGCCACGAGCGCTGCAGGCAGCGCCAACAAGCGTGCAACAGCTGCCGAGCGCTTCGGCGTATCTGCAATGCCGGACCTCTCCTACACGCCCGAGATCGCCCGCGAGACCGAGCATCTTTACGAGCGGGTGAAGCAGTTCATCCCGGCGATCGAGTGGCCGGTCTACGCCCCCTATGTCCACGCCATCAACCGGCTGAAGAAGGAGCGTGGAGCGGTCATCGTCGCGCACAACTACCAGACGCCCGACATCTTCCATTGCGTGGCCGATATCGTCGGTGACTCGCTGCAGATCGCCCGTGACGCGACGAAGGTGGACGCAGAGATCATCGTGCAGTGCGGCGTGCACTTCATGGCCGAGACGTCGAAGCTGCTCAATCCAGGAAAGATCGTCCTCATTCCCGATGTCCGAGCCGGCTGCTCGCTTTCGGAATCGATCACCGGTGCCGACGTGCGTCTGCTGAAGGAGCGCTATCCCGGCGTGCCGGTCGTCACCTACGTCAACACTTCGGCAGAGGTGAAGGCGGAGACGGATATCTGCTGCACCTCTTCCAACGTCCTTGCCGTGGTGGAAAGCCTGGAGAGCGATACGGTTCTTTGCATACCGGACGAGTATCTGGCGATGAACGTCGCCAAGCAGACGAACAAGAAGATCTTGACCTGGAAGGGCCATTGCGAGGTGCACGAGCGCTTCACGCCGGCCGAACTGCTCGCCTACAAGGAAGCCGACCCCTCGATCGAGATCATTGGCCATCCGGAATGCCATCCCGACGTGATCGCTGTCTGCGATTTCTCCGGCTCCACGTCAGGCATGATAAACTACGTCAAGGACAAGCGGCCGCCGCGCGTGCTGCTCGTTACCGAATGCTCGATGGCTTCCAACATTCAGGCCGAGGTGAATGACGTTGATTTCATCAAGCCGTGCAATCTCTGTCCGCATATGAAGCGCATCACGCTGCCGAAGATTCTCGACAGCCTGGTGAACATGACGGAGGAGGTCGTGATCGACCCGGCGATTGCCGATCGCGCCCGTCTTGCCGTGGAGCGGATGGTGAATTTGAAGCAGTAG
- a CDS encoding L-aspartate oxidase, translating into MPIDSFRPLSWNAIDDIVIVGGGLAGLFCALKLSPRPVTILAAAPIGQGASSAWAQGGIAAAMSSGDTFEKHVADTIEAGAGIVDEKMARFMVSEGPARIHDLLEYGVPFDRDLEGKLVLSREAAHSERRIVRVRGDMAGKAIMEALIAAVRKTPSIRVLEGYVVEELVREGRFVSGVIARPDSGQSKNRVHFPARAVVLCSGGVGHLYAVTTNPWEACGQGVGMAARAGAIIADPEFVQFHPTAINIGRDPAPLATEALRGDGAQLVNSAGRRFMLDIHPDGELAPRDIVSRGVFAEVQAGRGAFLDCTKAVGKHFPEMFPTVYASCMAAGIDPVTQPIPVVPAVHYHMGGVLTDAEGRTSIDGLWAAGEVTSTGVHGANRLASNSLLEAVVFAARIAENIKGMLPEPKTEDWGKNAGESDDLVTVEDSPALTTLRKLMSAHVGVIRDRDGLKQAIRAIAALERDNSRMRFHNIVTTAKLIAVGAYLREESRGGHFRSDFSEQRKEWKHRSYLTLADADKVVAELMETETA; encoded by the coding sequence ATGCCGATCGACAGTTTTCGTCCCCTTTCGTGGAACGCCATCGACGACATCGTGATCGTCGGCGGCGGGTTGGCCGGGCTCTTTTGCGCGCTGAAGCTCAGCCCCAGGCCGGTCACCATTCTCGCGGCGGCACCGATCGGACAGGGCGCCTCGTCGGCTTGGGCGCAGGGCGGCATCGCCGCGGCCATGAGTTCCGGCGACACGTTTGAAAAACACGTCGCCGACACGATTGAGGCCGGCGCGGGAATCGTCGACGAAAAGATGGCGCGCTTCATGGTCTCTGAAGGACCAGCGCGCATTCATGACCTGCTCGAATACGGCGTTCCGTTCGACCGCGATCTCGAAGGCAAGTTGGTCCTGTCGCGCGAGGCTGCTCATTCGGAACGCCGCATCGTGCGTGTGCGCGGCGACATGGCCGGCAAGGCGATCATGGAAGCCTTGATCGCCGCCGTCCGCAAAACACCCTCGATCCGTGTGCTGGAAGGCTACGTGGTCGAGGAGCTGGTGCGGGAAGGGCGCTTCGTCTCCGGCGTGATCGCCCGGCCTGACTCCGGCCAGTCGAAGAACCGGGTACACTTTCCCGCGCGCGCCGTCGTGCTCTGCTCGGGTGGCGTCGGCCATCTCTACGCCGTGACGACCAATCCCTGGGAGGCCTGCGGGCAGGGCGTGGGGATGGCCGCGCGCGCCGGCGCTATCATCGCCGACCCTGAATTCGTCCAGTTCCATCCGACTGCGATCAACATCGGGCGCGACCCAGCGCCGCTTGCGACCGAAGCGCTTCGCGGCGATGGCGCCCAGCTTGTCAACTCGGCCGGACGCCGCTTCATGCTCGACATCCACCCGGACGGTGAACTGGCGCCCCGGGACATCGTCTCGCGCGGCGTCTTCGCGGAAGTCCAGGCCGGCCGCGGTGCTTTCCTCGACTGCACCAAGGCGGTCGGCAAACATTTTCCCGAGATGTTCCCGACTGTTTACGCCTCCTGCATGGCCGCCGGGATCGATCCCGTGACCCAGCCGATACCGGTCGTGCCGGCGGTCCATTATCACATGGGCGGCGTGCTGACGGATGCGGAGGGCCGCACCTCTATCGACGGGCTCTGGGCCGCAGGTGAGGTGACTTCTACCGGCGTCCACGGTGCCAACCGCCTGGCATCGAACTCGCTCTTGGAAGCCGTCGTTTTCGCCGCCCGCATCGCCGAAAACATCAAGGGCATGCTGCCCGAGCCGAAGACCGAGGACTGGGGCAAGAATGCCGGGGAGAGCGACGATCTGGTGACCGTCGAGGACAGCCCGGCGCTAACGACCCTTCGCAAGCTGATGAGCGCGCATGTTGGGGTGATCCGCGATCGCGACGGACTGAAGCAGGCGATCCGTGCCATCGCCGCTCTGGAGCGCGACAACAGCCGCATGCGCTTCCACAACATCGTGACGACGGCCAAGTTGATCGCAGTAGGCGCGTACCTGCGCGAGGAAAGCCGCGGTGGCCATTTCCGCTCCGACTTCTCCGAGCAGCGGAAGGAATGGAAGCACCGCAGCTACCTGACGCTCGCGGACGCCGACAAGGTGGTGGCCGAATTGATGGAAACGGAAACGGCATAG
- the nadC gene encoding carboxylating nicotinate-nucleotide diphosphorylase, with protein MATPNLPVLSPLLIEDQVRAALVEDLGRAGDITSQATVAADMMASAELNARERGVVAGLGLAAAAFRLMDPAIVFEAFVRDGDRVEPDTVLARVSGPARAILSAERVALNFLMHLSGVATYTAAFADEIAHTTAKVCCTRKTIPGLRALEKYAVRMGGGSSHRYGLDDAILIKDNHIAVSGGIAGAIAAARDFAGHLVKIEVEVTTLEELEEALEAAPDVIMLDNMGPELLRRAVEINCDCAGLTDDDYVGDPRRVKLEASGNVNLNTIRAIAETGVDYISTSKITMAAPTLDIGLDVVVR; from the coding sequence ATGGCAACACCCAACCTTCCCGTCCTCTCGCCGCTCCTGATCGAGGATCAGGTGCGCGCGGCGCTTGTCGAGGACCTCGGCCGCGCCGGCGACATTACCAGCCAGGCGACGGTCGCAGCCGACATGATGGCGAGCGCGGAATTGAACGCGCGTGAGCGCGGCGTCGTCGCGGGCCTGGGTCTCGCCGCCGCCGCATTCCGGCTGATGGACCCGGCGATCGTTTTTGAAGCCTTCGTCCGCGACGGTGATCGCGTCGAGCCCGACACCGTACTCGCACGTGTCTCCGGACCCGCCCGCGCCATACTCTCGGCCGAACGCGTGGCGCTGAACTTTCTCATGCATTTGTCGGGTGTCGCGACCTACACCGCGGCCTTCGCCGACGAGATTGCCCACACGACGGCGAAGGTCTGCTGCACCCGCAAGACCATTCCCGGCCTTCGGGCGCTGGAGAAATACGCCGTGCGCATGGGCGGCGGCTCCTCGCACCGCTACGGCCTCGATGACGCGATCCTGATCAAGGACAACCACATTGCCGTTTCCGGCGGCATTGCCGGTGCCATCGCTGCCGCCCGCGACTTTGCCGGCCACCTGGTCAAGATCGAGGTCGAAGTCACCACGCTGGAGGAACTGGAGGAGGCGCTTGAAGCCGCTCCCGATGTCATCATGCTCGACAACATGGGGCCGGAACTGCTGCGCCGTGCCGTGGAAATCAATTGCGACTGCGCCGGGTTGACGGATGACGACTATGTCGGCGACCCGCGGCGGGTGAAATTGGAGGCTTCCGGCAACGTCAACCTCAATACCATTCGCGCCATCGCCGAGACTGGCGTCGATTACATCTCGACCTCGAAAATCACCATGGCCGCCCCGACGCTGGATATCGGATTGGACGTCGTCGTACGATAG
- a CDS encoding acetyltransferase: MITIRRSRPGEGDRIIEIWRGAVDATHDFLTPEDRLAIDEMVCGFLPQAPLWLAVANDYPLAFMLIGGGHMEALFVDPAHRGTGIGAALVRHGLTLHPKMTTDVNEQNDEAVRFYERMGFRQTGRSPIDGQGRPYPLIHLEYLN, from the coding sequence ATGATTACGATCCGACGTTCCCGCCCCGGTGAGGGCGACCGCATCATCGAAATTTGGCGAGGCGCTGTTGACGCCACGCATGATTTTCTAACGCCTGAGGATCGCCTCGCCATTGACGAGATGGTGTGCGGCTTCCTTCCCCAAGCTCCACTCTGGTTAGCGGTTGCAAATGATTACCCGCTGGCCTTCATGCTGATCGGCGGTGGACATATGGAGGCGCTGTTCGTCGATCCCGCTCATCGCGGAACCGGTATCGGTGCTGCGCTTGTGCGCCACGGCCTCACGCTTCATCCAAAAATGACAACCGATGTCAACGAACAGAATGATGAAGCAGTTCGCTTCTATGAGCGAATGGGTTTCAGACAGACAGGCCGCTCGCCAATCGACGGACAGGGCAGGCCGTATCCACTCATCCACCTGGAATATTTGAACTGA
- a CDS encoding superoxide dismutase family protein, producing the protein MTRNVCVPLAATVFFAASAFAQNGNALKANFIGLSGSEIGRVLLTEGDGGVLFEIELTGLPPRKWVALHIHEIGTCDPKDGFKSAGPHFNPFGKRHGLLAAEGPHAGDMPNQYVGDDGVLRAQVFGASVLIDDKERGIRARALVVHDGSDDYRTDPAGGAGDRVACSVIP; encoded by the coding sequence ATGACCCGAAATGTCTGCGTGCCACTGGCTGCGACTGTATTCTTCGCCGCATCCGCTTTCGCCCAGAACGGCAACGCCTTGAAGGCCAATTTCATTGGTCTCTCGGGATCAGAAATCGGTCGTGTCTTGTTGACCGAGGGCGATGGCGGGGTGTTGTTCGAGATCGAACTGACCGGTCTGCCACCGCGCAAGTGGGTGGCGCTGCACATTCATGAGATTGGCACCTGCGATCCGAAAGATGGTTTCAAATCGGCGGGTCCCCATTTCAATCCCTTTGGCAAGAGACACGGGCTCCTCGCCGCAGAAGGTCCGCATGCCGGCGACATGCCGAACCAGTATGTCGGCGACGACGGCGTATTGCGAGCCCAGGTGTTCGGCGCGTCAGTACTGATTGACGACAAGGAGCGGGGCATCCGCGCCCGCGCGCTCGTCGTACACGACGGGTCAGACGACTACCGCACCGATCCGGCGGGTGGGGCTGGCGATCGCGTAGCTTGCTCTGTCATCCCCTAA
- a CDS encoding NAD regulator: MIVPPPSPPVEIGLNAAVVAIFNRGPAILAVGGDAGEREALPFGPFDPTRHRTFETSLRASVEEQTALKLGYIEQLYTFGDRGRQRSPGEADTHMVSVGYLALTRIDAEATERLEAAGAHWRDWYAFLPWEDWRSGRPAALDQTILPALSEWAAETGATDSKSLPGRKARLRLAFGLDDFPWDEERVLDRYELLYEAGLAAESVTDGQALPGKPAVGLAMRHDHRRILATAIARLRGKIKYRPVIFELMPSEFTLTELQAAVEAISGRHLHKQNFRRLVEGAELVEPTGRTTAATGGRPAALFRFRRQILEERPAPGLKVGGR; the protein is encoded by the coding sequence ATGATCGTGCCGCCACCATCGCCGCCCGTCGAGATCGGCCTAAACGCGGCAGTGGTGGCAATCTTCAACCGGGGGCCGGCTATTCTGGCCGTCGGTGGTGATGCGGGCGAACGCGAGGCCCTCCCCTTTGGGCCATTCGATCCGACCCGCCATCGCACATTCGAAACCAGCCTGCGTGCGAGCGTCGAGGAGCAGACGGCACTCAAGCTCGGCTATATCGAGCAGCTTTACACCTTTGGCGACCGCGGCCGGCAGAGATCGCCCGGCGAGGCCGACACGCACATGGTTTCGGTCGGCTATCTGGCGCTGACGCGTATCGATGCCGAGGCGACCGAGCGACTTGAGGCTGCTGGCGCCCACTGGCGGGACTGGTATGCTTTCCTGCCTTGGGAGGACTGGCGAAGCGGCCGGCCGGCAGCGCTTGACCAGACGATCCTTCCCGCCCTCTCGGAATGGGCGGCAGAGACTGGAGCGACCGACAGCAAGTCACTCCCCGGCCGCAAGGCGCGGCTACGGCTTGCCTTCGGCCTGGATGATTTCCCCTGGGACGAGGAGCGGGTGCTCGATCGCTACGAACTGCTATATGAGGCCGGGCTTGCGGCGGAATCCGTGACAGATGGCCAGGCCTTGCCGGGAAAGCCGGCCGTGGGCCTTGCAATGCGACACGATCACAGGCGCATCCTGGCAACGGCGATTGCGCGGCTGCGCGGCAAGATCAAATACCGCCCGGTCATCTTTGAGCTGATGCCTTCGGAATTCACACTGACGGAACTGCAAGCGGCCGTCGAGGCGATTTCGGGCCGCCACCTGCACAAGCAAAACTTCCGCCGCCTCGTGGAGGGCGCAGAACTGGTGGAGCCAACCGGACGAACCACAGCAGCGACCGGTGGTCGGCCGGCGGCGCTGTTCCGCTTCAGACGTCAGATTCTGGAGGAACGACCGGCGCCGGGGCTGAAGGTCGGCGGACGGTAA
- a CDS encoding tyrosine phosphatase family protein, whose amino-acid sequence MSTIVVAPLSRIAEIAVRNRCREMISLVAPKQDFHRPAVIDPSRHLVLGVNDIAFAGTGDLVAPQEAHVEAIITFARDWDRKTPLLIHCMMGVSRSPAAALIAALAVFPEQDDDTLALRLRTASRQATPNSRIVGIGDTLLSRGGRLVQAVKEIGRGVDYVGEQPFSFDIAPASTYADAGAAP is encoded by the coding sequence ATGAGCACGATCGTCGTCGCACCGCTTTCGCGTATCGCCGAAATTGCCGTGCGGAACCGGTGCCGGGAGATGATCAGCCTCGTCGCGCCGAAGCAGGATTTCCATCGCCCGGCCGTGATCGATCCGTCCCGTCATCTCGTGCTCGGCGTCAACGACATCGCCTTTGCGGGCACCGGCGATCTGGTTGCCCCGCAGGAAGCGCACGTCGAGGCGATCATCACTTTTGCCCGCGATTGGGACCGGAAAACGCCGCTCCTGATCCATTGCATGATGGGCGTTTCGCGCTCGCCGGCCGCCGCCCTGATCGCGGCACTTGCGGTCTTTCCCGAGCAGGACGATGATACGCTCGCGCTTCGCCTGCGCACCGCCTCGCGCCAGGCAACGCCCAACAGCCGGATCGTCGGCATTGGCGACACCCTGCTGTCACGCGGCGGCCGGCTCGTTCAGGCGGTGAAGGAGATCGGGCGGGGCGTCGACTATGTCGGCGAGCAACCGTTTTCCTTCGACATCGCACCCGCATCGACCTACGCGGACGCTGGAGCCGCTCCATGA
- a CDS encoding HD family hydrolase gives MSGATRPKTEPRAWQRMLSGRRLDLLNPSPLDVELSDIAHGLARVARWNGQTAGDHAFSVAQHSLIVETIFRHQNRSTPEDCLMALLHDAPEYVIGDMISPFKAVVGGGYKTVEKRLETAVHLRFGLPAETPRTLREKIKKADRIAAFFEATELAGFSRVEAAKFFGEPRGITLDMLTIIPMPAVEAQRRFAERFEAIEAERAASPRERQA, from the coding sequence ATGAGCGGAGCAACCCGGCCGAAGACCGAGCCCCGGGCCTGGCAGCGCATGCTATCGGGCCGCAGGTTGGATCTCCTCAACCCCTCCCCACTCGACGTTGAGCTTTCCGACATCGCCCACGGTCTTGCCCGCGTCGCCCGCTGGAACGGCCAGACTGCCGGCGACCATGCCTTTTCCGTCGCCCAGCATTCGCTCATCGTGGAAACGATCTTCCGCCACCAGAACCGCAGCACACCGGAAGATTGCCTGATGGCGCTTCTGCACGACGCACCGGAATATGTGATCGGTGATATGATCTCGCCCTTCAAGGCTGTGGTCGGCGGCGGCTACAAGACGGTCGAGAAGCGTCTGGAGACAGCGGTGCACCTGCGCTTTGGCCTACCCGCAGAAACGCCCCGTACTCTGAGGGAAAAAATCAAGAAGGCCGACCGCATAGCGGCCTTCTTCGAAGCGACCGAGCTTGCCGGCTTCTCGCGCGTCGAGGCAGCGAAATTCTTCGGTGAACCGCGTGGCATCACGCTGGACATGCTGACGATTATTCCAATGCCCGCCGTAGAGGCACAGCGGCGCTTCGCCGAACGTTTCGAAGCAATCGAGGCAGAACGTGCGGCTTCCCCCAGGGAACGGCAGGCATGA
- a CDS encoding folate-binding protein YgfZ: MPAVTLTGHAYISVAGGDAEDFLQGLITSDVVSLPEGEARAAALLTPQGKILFDFLVSRAPSDSFLIETSEEQRDALVKRLALYKLRAAVEILPLAETQTTVTWDCDGEGVVDGRFLKAGRKILRRPGAVGNDTPAAYDALRIACGIVEAGKDYTLSDVFPHDILLDLSDGVSFRKGCFVGQEVVSRMQHRGTARKRPVILHAASPLPASGTELTAEGKPVGTLGTVAGTDGLAIVRIDRVADAMRAEAPILAGNVKVEARLPEWTGLDFPGDSTVAPVQ, encoded by the coding sequence ATGCCTGCAGTCACCCTTACCGGACATGCTTACATTTCTGTCGCTGGCGGCGACGCCGAGGATTTCCTGCAGGGCCTGATCACTTCCGACGTGGTCTCGTTGCCAGAAGGCGAAGCCCGCGCCGCAGCACTTCTGACGCCGCAAGGCAAGATCCTGTTCGATTTTCTCGTTAGCCGCGCGCCTTCGGACAGCTTTCTCATAGAGACGTCGGAAGAGCAGCGCGACGCCCTGGTCAAGCGTCTGGCCCTGTACAAGCTGCGCGCGGCCGTAGAGATTTTACCTCTGGCAGAAACGCAAACGACGGTCACCTGGGATTGCGACGGAGAAGGTGTCGTCGATGGGCGGTTCCTCAAGGCGGGACGGAAAATCCTGCGCCGGCCAGGTGCCGTGGGTAACGATACGCCGGCCGCCTATGATGCGCTTCGCATCGCCTGCGGCATCGTCGAAGCGGGCAAAGACTACACTCTTTCGGACGTATTCCCGCACGACATCCTGCTCGATCTTTCAGATGGGGTTTCCTTCCGCAAGGGCTGCTTTGTCGGCCAGGAAGTGGTGTCGCGCATGCAGCATCGCGGCACGGCGCGAAAACGGCCGGTGATCCTGCACGCCGCATCCCCCCTTCCGGCATCGGGAACGGAACTGACGGCCGAGGGCAAACCGGTCGGGACGCTCGGCACGGTCGCGGGGACGGACGGGCTCGCAATCGTGCGGATCGACCGCGTGGCGGATGCAATGCGTGCGGAAGCGCCGATCCTTGCCGGTAACGTCAAAGTCGAAGCGCGGCTGCCGGAGTGGACAGGGCTCGACTTTCCCGGCGACAGCACCGTGGCGCCGGTACAATGA
- a CDS encoding TIGR02301 family protein — protein sequence MRKLARLTLLLLTWASPAVAQQSANTPAAAAAANTNQPAPESKPAPYDGRLERLSEILGAVHYLRNLCLKDGEDTWRKAMEDLISMEAGNEQVRKERLTAAFNRGYRSFASVYATCTAQAVVAEEKYRNEGATLATEITARFGN from the coding sequence ATGCGGAAACTCGCTCGCCTCACTTTGCTGCTTCTGACGTGGGCCAGCCCGGCCGTGGCCCAGCAAAGCGCGAACACGCCTGCCGCCGCGGCGGCCGCCAACACGAATCAGCCCGCCCCCGAAAGCAAACCCGCACCCTATGACGGCCGGCTGGAGCGCCTTTCGGAGATTCTCGGCGCCGTGCATTACCTGCGCAATCTTTGCCTGAAGGATGGCGAGGACACCTGGCGAAAGGCGATGGAAGACCTCATCTCGATGGAAGCCGGTAACGAGCAGGTGCGCAAGGAACGCCTCACTGCCGCCTTTAACCGCGGCTATCGCTCTTTCGCTTCGGTTTATGCCACCTGCACCGCGCAGGCCGTCGTCGCAGAAGAGAAATACCGTAACGAAGGTGCAACACTGGCCACCGAAATTACCGCCCGGTTCGGAAATTAG
- a CDS encoding NUDIX domain-containing protein: MPPQAASSAILERDSRYLLVLRRNPPAAEMYAFPGGRAESGETPAETALREFAEETGIVAREPRLYATYDLASSSTGNHYFLSVFRVEADRDAVAVAADDAADLGWFTAEEIAGLPAPESVRDCIRRLEADRGQQQAQPFHQAGMS, translated from the coding sequence ATGCCGCCCCAAGCAGCTTCCTCTGCCATCCTTGAGCGCGATAGCCGCTATCTGCTGGTGCTGCGGCGCAATCCGCCGGCGGCGGAGATGTACGCGTTTCCCGGCGGCCGCGCCGAATCGGGCGAAACCCCGGCCGAGACGGCATTGCGTGAATTCGCCGAAGAAACCGGAATCGTCGCGCGCGAACCTCGCCTCTACGCCACATATGATCTTGCGAGCAGTTCGACCGGAAACCACTATTTTCTGTCAGTGTTCCGCGTCGAAGCGGATCGCGACGCAGTCGCGGTGGCCGCCGACGATGCGGCTGACCTCGGGTGGTTCACGGCCGAAGAGATCGCCGGCCTGCCCGCCCCCGAAAGCGTGCGCGACTGTATCCGTCGACTGGAAGCCGACCGCGGCCAGCAACAGGCCCAACCGTTTCATCAAGCCGGGATGAGCTGA
- a CDS encoding SOS response-associated peptidase: MCGRFALTEPAARLKEFLDVIDIEEFPPRYNIAPTQPILVVISGDRQEPGSNLPERKAMLVRWGLTPSWVKDPREFPLLINARAETAIGKASFRAAMRHRRILVPATGFYEWHRPAKGTGEKSQAYWIRPRNGGIVAFAGLMETWSSADGSEVDTGAILTAAANTAIGRIHDRMPVVIRPEDFARWLDCKTQEPREVADLLSPVEDEFFEAIPVSDRVNKVANVDPDIQEPVAEALVAPPSAPKSKRTSGDSSGQLSLL; the protein is encoded by the coding sequence ATGTGCGGACGATTTGCCTTGACGGAACCGGCCGCCCGGCTGAAAGAATTTCTCGATGTCATCGATATCGAGGAGTTTCCGCCGCGCTACAATATTGCGCCCACCCAGCCGATCCTTGTCGTTATCTCGGGCGATCGGCAGGAGCCGGGAAGCAATCTGCCGGAGCGCAAGGCTATGTTGGTCCGCTGGGGACTGACGCCATCCTGGGTGAAAGACCCACGCGAATTTCCGCTTCTGATCAACGCGCGCGCCGAGACGGCAATCGGCAAAGCATCGTTTCGGGCCGCCATGCGCCACCGCCGCATTCTCGTGCCCGCCACCGGCTTCTACGAATGGCATCGCCCGGCGAAGGGGACCGGAGAAAAATCGCAGGCCTACTGGATCCGCCCGCGCAACGGCGGGATCGTCGCTTTTGCCGGCCTTATGGAAACCTGGTCTTCGGCTGACGGGTCGGAGGTCGATACCGGTGCGATCCTGACCGCGGCCGCCAATACCGCCATTGGCCGAATCCACGACCGGATGCCGGTCGTCATTCGTCCAGAGGACTTTGCCCGATGGCTGGACTGCAAAACACAGGAGCCGCGTGAGGTCGCCGATCTGCTGAGTCCGGTAGAGGACGAGTTCTTCGAGGCTATTCCGGTTTCCGATCGGGTCAACAAGGTCGCCAATGTCGATCCCGACATTCAAGAGCCGGTGGCTGAGGCGCTGGTTGCGCCTCCTTCTGCCCCGAAGTCGAAACGTACTAGTGGCGACAGTTCCGGTCAACTTTCCCTGCTCTAG